In the genome of Saprospira sp. CCB-QB6, one region contains:
- a CDS encoding sodium:solute symporter, translating to MNYPLQLSAGWILLLLLGYFIFLSLLSFWQSRGNSSNAAFYRANRAAPWPLVAFGMIGASLSGVTFISIPGVVGAGGLNQGFSYMQVVLGYLAGYLVIAEILLPLYYRLRLTSIYSYLQGRYGERSYKTGASLFLLSRTLGAAFRLYLVVLVLDSILRLGGWEIPLWAITSGSVLLIWTYTFRSGLQTIIWTDSLQTGMMLLALGFSLYYLLSGMELGAAESFSALEAANLGQFFFWEDGWSNPNNFFKQFLSGMFITIVMTGLDQDMMQKNLACKDLKSAKKNMYSFSAILLVVNFLFLWMGGLLFLYMQQKGLDFPMRGDKIAYDLIYPQLALTQLPLFMGICFLLGLVAAAYSSADSALTALTTSFSIDILGLSEEDESAQSKQSRQRVHLFFSALLVGVILLFAYINEQSVINQLFKAAGYTYGPLLGLYSFGLFSKRRGKDQYIPFLAIGAPLLSFGINYYSEELLWGYKFGFEILLLNGGLMLLGLLALSRRAKI from the coding sequence ATGAATTATCCACTACAACTATCGGCGGGTTGGATCCTGCTTTTGCTTTTGGGCTATTTTATCTTTTTGAGTTTGCTATCCTTTTGGCAGAGTCGGGGAAACAGCAGTAATGCAGCCTTTTATCGGGCGAATCGGGCGGCGCCCTGGCCCTTAGTGGCCTTTGGGATGATCGGGGCCTCTTTGTCGGGGGTAACTTTTATTTCGATACCGGGTGTAGTGGGGGCTGGGGGGCTCAATCAGGGCTTTTCCTATATGCAGGTTGTTTTGGGTTATTTAGCAGGTTATCTGGTCATTGCAGAGATTTTATTGCCCTTATATTATCGTTTGCGTTTGACCTCCATTTACAGTTATTTGCAGGGGCGATATGGGGAGCGGAGCTATAAAACGGGGGCTAGTTTATTCCTTTTATCGAGGACCTTAGGGGCGGCTTTTCGCTTATACTTGGTCGTCTTGGTTTTAGATAGCATTTTGCGATTGGGGGGCTGGGAGATACCGCTTTGGGCGATCACTTCTGGCTCGGTGCTTTTGATTTGGACCTATACGTTTCGCTCTGGATTACAGACGATTATTTGGACCGACAGTTTGCAGACGGGCATGATGTTATTGGCCTTGGGCTTTAGTTTGTACTACCTGTTGTCGGGCATGGAGTTGGGTGCGGCCGAGAGTTTTTCGGCCTTAGAGGCGGCCAATTTGGGGCAATTTTTCTTTTGGGAAGATGGCTGGAGCAATCCCAATAACTTCTTCAAACAGTTTTTGTCGGGTATGTTTATCACTATTGTCATGACGGGTTTGGACCAAGACATGATGCAAAAAAACTTGGCTTGCAAAGACTTGAAATCGGCCAAAAAGAACATGTATAGCTTTAGCGCTATTTTATTGGTCGTCAACTTTTTATTTCTTTGGATGGGCGGGCTTTTATTTTTGTATATGCAGCAAAAAGGCCTAGATTTTCCGATGCGGGGCGATAAAATTGCCTATGATTTGATTTATCCGCAACTGGCCTTAACCCAGCTGCCGCTCTTTATGGGCATTTGTTTTTTGTTGGGTTTGGTGGCGGCGGCCTACTCTAGTGCGGATTCGGCTTTGACGGCCTTGACGACCTCCTTTAGCATAGATATTTTGGGCTTGTCGGAAGAGGATGAAAGTGCGCAATCTAAGCAAAGTCGGCAGCGGGTGCACCTCTTTTTTTCGGCCTTATTGGTGGGGGTTATTTTGTTGTTTGCCTACATCAATGAGCAGTCGGTCATCAATCAATTATTTAAGGCGGCGGGCTATACCTATGGGCCATTACTGGGCCTTTATAGCTTTGGGTTGTTTAGTAAAAGGCGGGGCAAAGACCAGTACATTCCCTTTTTGGCCATTGGGGCGCCTTTGCTCAGTTTTGGCATCAATTACTATTCAGAAGAGTTGTTGTGGGGCTACAAATTTGGCTTTGAAATCTTGTTGTTGAATGGGGGATTGATGTTGTTGGGCTTGTTGGCTTTGTCGAGGCGTGCAAAAATTTAA
- a CDS encoding AAA family ATPase, whose translation MIIELTVENFGPIQEAQTLSFEANKSEHLSEYYIHRPNSKLKLLKLLYIFGPNASGKSSWLKALEFMRELQLEAANDKSDKIDYQPFLFCANPLEKDSALSIRFIHEGIEFDYYFRFNQEAILEESLHYYEPRRALVFERKTDLAKQLSELNWGSKIKLSAIEQESLKTHVLWNRTVLGAFHKANTDCRELRIALSWFKEVLYGMINPDLDLTGIVSTLLSKGILDKNLLVSFLKKADLKIEDVLFEEQKEDISAYFNDFVAAHPESELAQSVVDGKIVRKKLMIKHQVKDENLSSYYALPYSLESEGTKRYFGFSGLLAILASQAAIFSIDEVGSSLHPELLEHFLLSFLLNSQPNSQLILSTHQRELLRSKDILRADAVWFTEKQANGASELFSLADFEAKDFRSLEAYYHAYEKGRLGATPNLDDPYNPLANAQKTD comes from the coding sequence ATGATTATAGAACTTACAGTAGAAAACTTTGGTCCCATCCAAGAAGCCCAGACCCTATCGTTTGAGGCGAATAAGTCGGAGCATTTAAGTGAATATTATATTCATCGGCCCAATAGTAAATTGAAGCTGCTTAAGTTGCTGTATATTTTTGGTCCCAATGCTTCAGGTAAAAGTAGTTGGTTGAAGGCCTTAGAATTTATGCGTGAGCTACAACTAGAGGCAGCTAACGATAAGAGTGATAAAATTGACTATCAACCCTTTTTGTTTTGTGCTAATCCGCTAGAAAAGGATAGTGCGCTGAGTATTCGCTTTATTCATGAAGGAATTGAGTTTGACTATTATTTTCGCTTTAATCAAGAAGCTATTTTAGAGGAAAGTCTACATTATTATGAACCTCGTCGGGCGCTTGTTTTTGAGCGAAAAACAGATTTAGCCAAGCAGTTGAGTGAACTCAATTGGGGCTCTAAGATTAAACTCTCTGCAATAGAGCAGGAAAGTCTAAAGACCCATGTACTCTGGAACCGCACTGTTTTGGGGGCCTTTCATAAGGCCAATACAGACTGTCGAGAGTTAAGAATTGCGCTTTCTTGGTTTAAGGAGGTCTTGTATGGGATGATTAACCCTGACTTAGATTTGACTGGTATTGTTTCTACACTGTTGAGTAAAGGAATTTTAGATAAAAATCTATTAGTATCTTTTCTAAAAAAAGCAGATCTGAAAATAGAGGATGTGCTTTTTGAGGAGCAAAAAGAAGATATTTCAGCTTATTTTAACGACTTTGTCGCTGCTCACCCTGAATCTGAATTGGCTCAATCTGTAGTCGATGGAAAAATAGTTCGTAAAAAGTTAATGATTAAGCATCAGGTAAAAGATGAGAATCTATCTAGCTATTATGCCTTACCTTATTCTCTAGAATCTGAGGGCACAAAACGCTATTTTGGCTTTAGTGGCTTGCTCGCTATTCTGGCCAGCCAAGCAGCTATTTTTTCCATTGATGAGGTAGGCAGCTCCTTGCATCCCGAACTATTAGAGCATTTTCTGCTTAGCTTTTTACTTAATAGCCAGCCCAATTCACAGCTTATTCTTAGCACCCACCAAAGAGAGCTTTTGCGCTCTAAGGATATTCTGCGGGCGGATGCAGTTTGGTTTACAGAAAAACAAGCCAATGGGGCTTCAGAACTTTTCTCTTTAGCTGATTTTGAAGCTAAAGATTTTCGCTCCTTAGAGGCTTATTATCATGCCTATGAAAAAGGGCGACTTGGTGCAACTCCCAATTTAGATGATCCCTATAATCCTTTAGCTAATGCGCAGAAGACCGACTAA
- a CDS encoding RloB family protein, giving the protein MRRRPTKARKKRSVKKKLVFFVDGDTEKWYLDSLKGFERLDIDIAPRLPTKKTLKDIAQELSEICQEADAKLGDKVIWIVDLDVPYKEDREGNPKKLNDYKRIKTNLLADFPEVFEAWENFPCLEFWLLLHYKQTQRCYLSYNDLLPDLKKHLVDYKKTENYYKSSKKGAANLYALLKPNQKAAYDSAKLLKKINKPDAAADIYKLIDLVGL; this is encoded by the coding sequence ATGCGCAGAAGACCGACTAAAGCCCGTAAAAAAAGAAGTGTAAAGAAAAAGTTAGTCTTCTTTGTAGATGGAGATACTGAGAAATGGTATCTGGATAGCCTAAAAGGTTTTGAACGCTTGGATATAGATATTGCACCTCGTCTGCCAACTAAAAAAACACTTAAAGATATAGCACAAGAGCTAAGTGAAATTTGTCAGGAAGCAGATGCTAAATTAGGAGATAAGGTGATCTGGATTGTTGATTTGGATGTGCCTTATAAAGAGGATAGAGAGGGGAATCCTAAGAAATTAAATGATTATAAGCGCATCAAAACTAATTTACTAGCTGACTTTCCTGAAGTTTTTGAAGCTTGGGAAAACTTCCCATGCCTAGAGTTTTGGCTGTTGTTGCACTACAAACAAACACAAAGGTGTTATTTGAGCTACAATGACTTACTGCCTGATTTGAAAAAGCATTTAGTCGACTATAAGAAAACAGAGAACTACTACAAAAGCTCTAAGAAGGGGGCCGCAAATCTTTATGCTTTACTCAAACCCAATCAGAAAGCGGCTTACGATAGCGCAAAGCTACTGAAGAAAATAAATAAGCCCGATGCGGCTGCAGATATTTATAAGCTGATCGACTTAGTCGGTCTCTAA
- a CDS encoding PorP/SprF family type IX secretion system membrane protein, producing MSARILYTFLFSCLLSLSMQAQQDPMFTKYMFMPMAYNPAYAGTAKVLDMGILHRQQWWGIEGAPMTQAINLHSPVEGKNIGLGLNMSLDQIANSRQFNVYGSFAYHIPINKSVKLSIGMQGGVSNWAADWTDLELEDLNDPAFQNLQPNLWLPNFGGGLYLFSEKWFVGLSAPMLINNALRQETNNPNIPVAQQYRHYYLSGGVAIPINSSMVFRPSLLLKHVGLFEKNELNNVAAPTEMDVDLSLLFNNRLWVGASFRTALEVIDQSSTYDSVDFWISMRFENGLRIGAAYDYTLTELQGPAQGSYEIMLGYDLMRYKGKTTHVRYF from the coding sequence ATGAGCGCGCGTATTTTATACACTTTTCTTTTTAGCTGTTTGCTGAGCTTAAGTATGCAAGCCCAGCAAGATCCAATGTTTACCAAATACATGTTTATGCCTATGGCTTATAATCCCGCTTATGCAGGAACGGCTAAGGTTTTAGATATGGGGATTTTGCATCGCCAACAATGGTGGGGGATTGAGGGAGCACCAATGACGCAGGCCATCAATCTGCATTCTCCCGTAGAGGGAAAAAACATTGGTTTGGGCCTAAATATGTCTTTGGACCAAATTGCCAACTCTCGTCAATTTAATGTCTATGGCTCTTTTGCCTATCATATCCCCATCAACAAATCGGTAAAATTATCTATTGGTATGCAGGGAGGGGTTTCTAACTGGGCCGCCGATTGGACCGACTTGGAGCTAGAAGATCTTAACGACCCTGCTTTTCAGAATTTGCAACCCAATCTATGGTTGCCCAACTTTGGTGGGGGACTTTACCTCTTCTCTGAAAAGTGGTTTGTGGGTCTATCTGCCCCTATGCTCATCAATAATGCTTTGCGCCAAGAAACCAACAACCCCAATATTCCTGTGGCCCAACAATATCGCCACTATTATTTGTCTGGAGGTGTAGCGATTCCCATCAACTCTAGTATGGTGTTCCGTCCCTCTTTGTTGCTTAAGCATGTGGGGCTATTTGAGAAAAATGAGCTTAATAATGTAGCGGCACCTACAGAAATGGATGTAGATCTTTCGCTCTTGTTTAATAATCGCCTTTGGGTAGGTGCATCTTTCCGTACTGCTTTAGAAGTGATTGACCAATCTAGCACTTATGATTCTGTAGATTTCTGGATCTCTATGCGCTTTGAGAATGGCCTCCGCATTGGTGCCGCCTATGATTATACGTTAACGGAATTGCAAGGGCCCGCCCAAGGATCTTATGAGATTATGTTGGGTTATGACTTGATGCGTTACAAAGGAAAAACCACGCACGTCCGTTACTTCTAA
- a CDS encoding OmpA family protein: MRYNKSFLLLLLFSLLGTGLMAQKGKLRKAKRLMEDYNYQGAIDVYLKVLENYDEAEAKLNIAECYRMLRNSDEMEYWYGQVSLMPQAPPITLLYYAQALQMNGKCQKATQWVREYLKLMPDDTRARFLEKGCEESMVENLRAAGDLYDLEPRPELSSNADDFSPVLYKDGEKERVIISSTRDRVKSKFPTKIVEDKWTEDGFAQLFDFELTLKDEKKYIYDYGDAEKYAKKIRKTPRHIGPITFNADQTQAYFSATDLDGKAGNEDGVLRQKIYLVNKKGDKWDKPEGVVFNDEGYNVMHPSLSKDGTMLFFASDMPGGFGGLDLYASYMEGGRWSVPVNLGPTVNTEGDEAFPFAHGEGVNMTLYFASNGLVGLGGLDIYKVTESYGAWLDPVNLGYPINSNKDDFSITMNETKTYGLIASNRDNSEGQGDEGVGDQIYSFTKLSVSVEVIVFDKTTEMPIEGATVYTACSSVDSYTTNRDGKAFLEVGLDNPCDFAAEMLNYRPNNVRTKATEIKPGQTVVIQIPLDLERVFDVGGTVIDGYSEQPLGNALVRLKSDCEGTINELSTLTDETGYYEFLEINEDCDYQLIVSKDGYTKSSSTFTTRNIGKGDEAIEVDLAINCLPGTADCPDQKKFPEDCLPTGNQDENGYDECEDQEGNKNYIDVNGNKIYMVTPEGDTIWFQRPEGVPEIVHIFYDFNRANIRPDARPGLDSLVAFLEMFPQASVRFTSHTDARGKKRYNKRLSRRRAESVVRYLIAKGIAKKRLKAEGMGETVMLNDCYDGIPCTEEEHQENRRTEFTIIDWKEDGTELKSLKRMDGISIDPCRDCPEAPAVEDEESLDESTSSTN; this comes from the coding sequence ATGCGTTATAATAAATCCTTTCTTCTATTACTTTTATTTAGCCTTTTGGGGACTGGCCTAATGGCCCAGAAGGGAAAATTGCGTAAGGCGAAACGCCTGATGGAGGACTATAATTATCAGGGGGCCATTGATGTCTATCTAAAAGTATTGGAGAATTATGATGAAGCGGAGGCTAAACTAAATATTGCCGAATGTTACCGTATGCTCCGCAATTCTGATGAGATGGAGTACTGGTATGGGCAGGTATCTTTGATGCCTCAGGCCCCACCAATTACTTTGCTTTATTATGCGCAGGCCCTACAGATGAATGGGAAATGCCAAAAGGCGACCCAATGGGTGCGAGAATACCTCAAACTCATGCCCGATGATACCCGCGCACGCTTTTTAGAAAAGGGTTGTGAGGAGTCTATGGTGGAAAACTTACGGGCTGCGGGGGATCTGTACGACCTAGAACCTCGTCCAGAATTGAGCAGTAATGCCGATGATTTTTCGCCTGTTTTGTATAAGGATGGGGAAAAGGAAAGAGTAATTATTAGCTCGACTCGTGATCGGGTAAAGTCTAAGTTTCCAACCAAAATTGTAGAAGATAAATGGACCGAAGACGGCTTTGCTCAACTCTTCGATTTTGAATTGACGCTTAAAGACGAGAAGAAATATATTTACGATTATGGCGATGCCGAAAAGTACGCTAAGAAAATTCGTAAAACGCCCCGACATATTGGCCCAATTACCTTTAATGCCGACCAAACTCAGGCTTATTTCTCAGCAACAGACCTAGACGGTAAGGCTGGAAATGAAGATGGCGTGCTCCGCCAAAAAATCTATTTGGTCAATAAAAAAGGGGACAAATGGGATAAACCCGAAGGCGTGGTCTTCAACGATGAGGGCTATAATGTGATGCACCCCTCTTTGTCTAAGGATGGAACGATGCTCTTCTTTGCCTCGGATATGCCTGGGGGATTTGGGGGCTTAGACCTCTATGCCTCTTATATGGAAGGTGGCCGCTGGTCGGTTCCCGTTAACTTGGGCCCCACCGTAAATACAGAAGGCGATGAGGCTTTTCCCTTTGCTCATGGCGAGGGCGTAAACATGACCCTCTATTTTGCCTCTAATGGTTTGGTGGGTCTTGGTGGACTAGATATTTATAAGGTGACCGAAAGCTATGGTGCTTGGCTAGACCCAGTCAACCTCGGCTATCCAATCAATAGTAATAAGGATGATTTCTCGATTACGATGAATGAAACCAAAACCTATGGACTAATCGCTTCTAATCGAGATAATAGCGAAGGCCAAGGCGATGAGGGCGTAGGCGACCAAATTTATAGCTTTACTAAACTTTCGGTTTCTGTAGAAGTCATCGTTTTTGATAAAACAACCGAAATGCCCATTGAAGGGGCTACCGTTTATACCGCTTGTAGCTCTGTAGATAGCTATACCACCAACCGAGATGGTAAAGCCTTTTTGGAAGTAGGGCTCGATAATCCCTGCGATTTTGCCGCAGAAATGCTCAATTATCGCCCGAATAACGTTCGAACAAAAGCTACAGAAATCAAACCCGGCCAAACGGTCGTGATCCAAATTCCCTTAGACCTTGAAAGAGTATTTGATGTAGGAGGTACCGTAATCGATGGCTATTCTGAACAACCTTTAGGAAATGCTTTGGTCCGCCTAAAATCAGATTGCGAAGGAACAATCAATGAGTTGTCTACCCTAACCGATGAAACAGGCTATTATGAATTCCTCGAAATCAATGAGGATTGCGACTATCAACTGATTGTCTCTAAAGATGGCTATACCAAATCTTCTTCTACCTTCACCACCAGAAATATCGGTAAAGGAGATGAAGCCATTGAAGTCGATTTGGCCATTAACTGCCTACCAGGTACCGCAGATTGCCCCGACCAAAAGAAGTTTCCCGAAGATTGCTTGCCCACAGGTAACCAAGACGAAAATGGTTATGATGAATGTGAGGACCAAGAAGGCAACAAGAACTACATTGATGTCAATGGCAATAAAATCTATATGGTCACCCCAGAAGGCGATACGATCTGGTTCCAACGCCCAGAAGGCGTACCCGAAATCGTACACATTTTCTACGATTTTAATAGAGCAAATATCCGCCCCGATGCTCGTCCTGGCCTAGATTCTTTGGTGGCATTTCTCGAAATGTTCCCCCAAGCTTCTGTTCGCTTTACCTCTCATACCGATGCCCGTGGGAAAAAGCGCTATAATAAGCGCCTATCTCGCCGCCGAGCTGAGTCTGTGGTCCGCTACCTGATCGCTAAAGGAATTGCCAAAAAACGCCTGAAAGCAGAAGGAATGGGCGAAACGGTAATGCTCAACGATTGCTATGACGGCATCCCCTGTACCGAAGAAGAACATCAGGAAAACCGCCGTACAGAGTTTACAATTATTGACTGGAAAGAAGACGGCACCGAGCTGAAATCACTCAAACGCATGGATGGTATTAGTATCGATCCCTGCCGCGATTGCCCCGAAGCTCCCGCTGTAGAAGATGAAGAAAGCCTAGATGAGTCTACTTCTAGTACCAACTAA
- a CDS encoding Crp/Fnr family transcriptional regulator, translated as MELTTHLVRKSFPLLTELELQNEIVASSTLKSFEANEMLMDYGDYIRYVPLVIEGSVKVLRQSEDGNELFLYYLNGGDTCAMAFTCCMMRRKSEIRTITEEPSQIIFIPLQKMEDWMGQYHSWREFVMTSYNNRFEELFTALDNIAFLKMDERLLRYLASKARSLGQNSLSTTHQEIARELNASREAVSRLLKKLERNKLLKLGRNRIDLLLEPEELENWNRE; from the coding sequence ATGGAACTGACCACACATTTGGTACGCAAATCTTTTCCTTTACTGACGGAATTAGAGTTGCAAAATGAGATTGTAGCCTCCTCGACTTTAAAGAGTTTTGAGGCCAATGAGATGTTGATGGATTATGGCGATTATATTCGCTATGTGCCTTTGGTGATTGAGGGCAGCGTAAAAGTTTTGCGTCAATCGGAGGACGGCAACGAGTTGTTTTTGTATTACCTGAATGGGGGCGATACCTGTGCGATGGCTTTTACTTGTTGTATGATGCGCAGGAAAAGTGAGATTCGGACGATTACGGAGGAGCCTAGTCAGATTATTTTTATTCCCTTGCAAAAGATGGAAGATTGGATGGGGCAGTATCACAGTTGGCGAGAGTTTGTGATGACTTCTTACAACAATCGTTTTGAGGAGTTATTTACGGCCTTGGACAATATTGCTTTTTTGAAGATGGATGAGCGTTTGTTGCGTTATTTGGCGAGCAAGGCGCGTTCGTTGGGGCAGAATAGCTTGAGCACTACGCATCAGGAGATTGCTAGAGAGCTGAATGCTTCTAGGGAGGCGGTTTCTCGTTTGCTTAAGAAATTGGAGCGGAATAAATTGCTCAAATTGGGGCGGAACAGAATTGATTTGTTGTTAGAGCCTGAAGAGCTAGAGAATTGGAACCGTGAATAG